The following proteins are co-located in the Triticum aestivum cultivar Chinese Spring chromosome 1A, IWGSC CS RefSeq v2.1, whole genome shotgun sequence genome:
- the LOC123186688 gene encoding uncharacterized protein At5g02240 (The sequence of the model RefSeq protein was modified relative to this genomic sequence to represent the inferred CDS: added 27 bases not found in genome assembly) encodes MATAAAAAATMRLSSPFKAPPLRPPCHRVVPSRRGPGRAGLAVSAAAGGSPPTVLVTGAGGRTGQIVYKKLKEKADQFVARGLVRTPDSKSKIDGGDDVFIGDIRDPGSIAPAIDGIDALIILTSGVPKMKPGFDPSKGGRPEFYFEEGSDPEQVDWIGQKNQIDAAKSIGVKQIVLVGSMGGTDLNHPLNKLGNGNILVWKRKAEQYLADSGVPYTIIRAGGLQDKDGGVRELIVGKDDEILKTETKTIARADVAEVCIQALLFEEAKFKAFDLASKPEGEGTPTTDFKSVFAQIATRF; translated from the exons acgatgcGTCTGTCTTCCCCGTTCAAGGCCCCGCCTCTCCGTCCTCCCTGCCACCGCGTCGTCCCGTCGAGGCGGGGCCCCGGGCGGGCTGGGCTGGCCGTCTCGGCGGCCGCCGGCGGGTCGCCCCCCACCGTGCTCGTCACCGGCGCCGGAGGACGAACAG GCCAAATTGTGTACAAGAAGCTGAAGGAGAAGGCAGACCAGTTTGTGGCCAGAGGGCTGGTCAGGACGCCGGACAGCAAATCTAAGATCGATGGGGGCGATGACGTGTTCATCGGAGACATTAGGGATCCTGGGAGCATTGCGCCGGCGATCGACGGCATTGACGCGCTCATCATCCTCACCAGTGGGGTCCCGAAGATGAAGCCAGGGTTTGATCCTAGCAAAGGGGGTCGGCCCGAGTTTTACTTCGAGGAAGGGTCTGATCCTGAGCAG GTGGATTGGATAGGCCAAAAGAACCAAATCGACGCTG CCAAGAGCATTGGTGTAAAGCAGATAGTTTTGGTTGGATCCATGGGTGGAACAGATCTCAACCATCCATTAAACAAGCTTGGGAATGGGAATATACTG GTGTGGAAACGGAAGGCAGAACAGTACCTAGCGGACTCTGGTGTACCATATACAATTATAAG GGCTGGAGGACtacaagacaaagatggtggtgTGCGTGAGTTGATTGTTGGAAAGGATGACGAGATCTTGAAGACGGAAACAAAAACTATTGCCAGGGCAGATGTTGCAGAAGTTTGCATACAG GCCTTGCTATTTGAGGAAGCAAAGTTCAAGGCATTTGATCTGGCTTCAAAACCTGAAGGTGAAGGAACACCGACGACAGATTTTAAGTCTGTTTTTGCACAAATTGCTACTCGCTTCTAA
- the LOC123186678 gene encoding scarecrow-like protein 34: MAIEPLRDNLDTIAATDQRYDSDSTSQQQFTVYNYQLSGPHATVLSPANQASTYGGVTSLGQNQVQIAAEGSPEHRRITSNYALHCISQMLMEDIDEGVDICQEEAALQVAEKPFRDILRQVYAPATNWPPLHSNNEKDNPDKSAISCYKRLGSTSFSNDCSSYSLVQPLTTPTSPYICNRSVFLPNQPLISVGWTSGSGFPALHCQRGVKEEKIFASSIDKLVIYLENGILSISKLTANAKVGERSENTTFEVADQRDWDILEGRSNKHHAITTCAIIRNENFDRVLLCYGRSDQIRRLRERMAGKGDNNLLKGRSKGRAHQKLWARKRPRKELVDLRTLLIHCAQAVAEDHQLLASELILKIRQHSSADGDCTQRLAFYLVDGLEARLAGSGSQIYHNLMERPTNTTDWLEAYSLFLAACPFKRVSYYFANQTIFDVSQRQPRVHIVDFGIGFGFQWPLMIQRFAQQEEGAPKLRITGIDTPQQSLRPCEMIEETGKRLADYANMFKVPFQYQGIAASRWETIKIEDLNIAEDEVLIINCIFRMKNLGHETEAINGARNELLKTMRRMNPKVFISGNVNGFHSSPFFIQRFKEVMLHYSSMFDILDANVPRDNEARKMIERILFRRDALNIIACEDAERTERPESYRQWQARFLKAGFEQLPVDPAILKKIVHMKNSLYHEEFFAVEDRGWLLQGWKGRVLYAISKWKPNEIYDDQYDPSGFSSVRTCVGNFPPRYLLA; this comes from the coding sequence ATGGCGATTGAACCTCTCCGTGACAATCTGGACACCATTGCAGCAACCGACCAACGATACGACAGTGATTCCACTTCTCAGCAGCAATTCACTGTGTACAACTACCAGCTGAGTGGTCCACACGCCACAGTTCTTTCCCCAGCCAACCAAGCAAGCACATATGGTGGAGTAACCAGCCTTGGACAAAACCAAGTTCAGATTGCTGCAGAGGGTAGCCCTGAGCACCGCCGGATTACATCAAACTATGCTCTTCACTGCATAAGTCAGATGCTGATGGAAGACATTGACGAGGGGGTTGACATATGCCAAGAGGAGGCTGCTCTCCAGGTTGCTGAGAAGCCGTTCCGTGACATTCTTCGACAGGTATACGCGCCGGCTACTAACTGGCCACCACTGCATAGCAACAACGAAAAAGACAACCCTGATAAGAGTGCGATCAGCTGTTACAAGAGGCTCGGGAGCACTAGCTTCAGTAATGACTGTTCAAGTTACAGCTTGGTACAGCCCTTAACAACCCCGACGAGTCCATATATCTGCAATAGGAGTGTTTTTCTACCAAACCAGCCATTGATAAGTGTTGGATGGACTTCCGGATCTGGCTTCCCTGCCTTGCATTGTCAGAGAGGTGTCAAGGAGGAAAAGATATTTGCTTCAAGTATTGATAAGCTGGTGATATATTTAGAGAATGGCATACTTTCTATTTCCAAACTGACTGCAAATGCAAAAGTAGGAGAGAGGAGCGAAAACACGACCTTTGAGGTGGCAGACCAAAGGGACTGGGATATCTTGGAAGGAAGGAGCAATAAACATCATGCCATCACCACTTGTGCAATAATTCGAAATGAAAATTTCGACCGAGTTCTGCTATGCTATGGTCGTTCCGACCAAATAAGAAGACTGCGGGAAAGGATGGCAGGGAAAGGAGACAATAACTTGCTGAAAGGCCGGAGCAAAGGACGTGCCCATCAGAAGCTATGGGCTAGGAAGCGGCCAAGGAAAGAGTTGGTTGATCTCAGGACTCTCCTCATCCATTGTGCACAGGCTGTGGCAGAAGACCACCAGCTATTGGCCAGTGAACTGATATTGAAGATAAGACAACACTCTTCTGCAGATGGTGATTGTACTCAGAGGCTGGCATTTTATTTGGTGGACGGCCTCGAGGCACGCTTGGCTGGGAGCGGGAGTCAGATTTATCACAACCTCATGGAGAGGCCAACAAATACCACAGATTGGTTAGAGGCTTACAGCCTTTTTCTTGCAGCTTGCCCTTTCAAAAGGGTGTCATACTACTTTGCCAACCAAACTATTTTTGATGTCTCACAAAGGCAACCAAGGGTTCACATCGTCGATTTCGGCATCGGCTTTGGCTTTCAGTGGCCATTAATGATTCAGAGGTTTGCACAGCAAGAAGAGGGAGCCCCTAAGCTTCGGATCACAGGTATAGACACTCCCCAGCAAAGTTTGCGCCCCTGCGAAATGATCGAGGAGACAGGTAAGCGGTTGGCTGATTATGCAAACATGTTCAAGGTACCATTTCAGTATCAGGGCATTGCCGCTTCAAGATGGGAGACCATTAAAATTGAGGATCTTAACATTGCCGAGGATGAAGTTCTCATAATCAACTGCATATTCCGGATGAAGAATCTTGGTCATGAAACCGAAGCCATAAATGGCGCAAGGAATGAGCTGCTGAAAACTATGAGGCGGATGAACCCAAAGGTTTTTATTTCTGGCAACGTGAATGGGTTTCACAGTTCTCCCTTCTTCATACAACGATTCAAAGAGGTTATGCTCCATTACTCTTCAATGTTTGACATACTTGATGCAAATGTTCCACGGGATAATGAAGCAAGAAAGATGATTGAGAGGATCCTATTTAGGCGGGATGCACTTAACATCATAGCATGTGAGGATGCAGAAAGGACTGAGAGGCCAGAAAGTTACAGGCAGTGGCAAGCAAGGTTCCTCAAGGCTGGGTTCGAGCAGCTTCCTGTCGATCCAGCCATCTTAAAGAAAATAGTTCACATGAAGAACTCACTTTATCATGAGGAATTCTTTGCTGTTGAAGATCGCGGTTGGCTGCTACAAGGATGGAAAGGGAGAGTACTTTATGCTATATCTAAATGGAAACCTAATGAAATATACGATGATCAGTATGATCCAAGCGGTTTTTCAAGTGTGCGAACATGCGTGGGCAACTTCCCGCCTCGGTATCTACTTGCATGA